A DNA window from Calliphora vicina chromosome 1, idCalVici1.1, whole genome shotgun sequence contains the following coding sequences:
- the Arfip gene encoding arfaptin-2: MAHSVHVERSIHEMLKDTPSMNESDNAVHTGTEASSSCTPFKAPPTTLPLRNHSAPTTPMSPKSPQIGLDSNLLKTGASKIDSIKNWSISTYKCTRQIMLEKLGKSQRTVDSELEAHIEQLRDTQRKYLSILRLARAFSSHFHHVVVTQHALADAFADLAQKNPELQKEFTCNSETQRSLTKNGELLLNALNFFISSVNTLCNKTIDDTLLTIRQYETARIEFDAYRMDLENAKPELPQSPVAEDIQKQYSQHKELYEKLRADVAIKMQFLDENRIKVMHKQLVLLHNAIAAYFSGNATALETTLKQFNIKLKSPNSVTGSWLEQ; this comes from the exons ATGGCTCATTCAGTACATGTTGAACGTAGTATAcatgaaatgttaaaagataCACCGTCCATGAATGAAAGTGATAACGCAGTACATACAGGAACAGAAGCCTCCAGTAGCTGTACACCTTTCAAAGCTCCACCTACTACTTTACCGCTCAGAAATCATTCAg cacCAACAACACCCATGTCACCTAAAAGTCCACAAATTGGTTTAGATTCGAATCTATTGAAAACTGGAGCATCAAAAATTGATAGCATAAAGAATTGGAGTATATCCACATACAAATGTACGCGTCAGATTATGCTTGAAAAACTTGGCAAATCTCAACGTACTGTGGACTCGGAATTGGAAGCCCACATTGAGCAATTGCGTGATACACAACGTAAATATTTATCTATATTGCGATTAGCACGGGCATTTAGCTCGCATTTTCATCATGTTGTGGTTACTCAGCACGCTTTGGCTGATGCATTTGCCGACTTGGCACAAAAAAATCCTGAACTACAAAAAGAATTTACTTGCAACTCGGAAACCCAACGATCTCTGACAAAAAATGGTGAACTTCTGTTGAATGCTTTAAACTTCTTTATATCCTCTGTCAATACACTGTGCAATAAAACCATCGATGATACTCTATTAACAATTAGACAATATGAGACCGCCAG aaTTGAATTTGATGCATATCGTATGGATTTGGAAAATGCCAAACCAGAACTGCCTCAATCACCAGTCGCAGAGGACATTCAAAAACAATATTCGCAACACAAAGAACTTTATGAAAAACTAAGGGCTGATGTGGcaataaaaatgcaatttttagatgaaaatcGA ATTAAAGTAATGCATAAGCAATTAGTATTACTTCACAATGCCATAGCTGCTTACTTTTCCGGTAATGCCACAGCTCTAGAAACAACAttgaaacaatttaatataaag cTTAAATCTCCTAATTCTGTAACAGGGTCTTGGCTGGAACAGTAG